The DNA region GTTTGCTAAGACCGAAACATTTTACGCTAGCGCTTTAATGCGTAATTAAACAAGTTTGTTTTATGAAAAAAAATAGAAATAACGACTTATCACTTTGCCGAGGCCAAGCTGTCTTGATTGCTGCTATTTTCTTTTTGCTTATTTCTTCTGTTGTAATTTTTGGAATTGCTATTCCGATTTCAAAGCAAATTGCCGTGGCCTCCGACCTTTTTAAATCAAAAGAAAGCTTTTTTCTAGCCGAAGGCGGATTAGAAGACGTTTTTTATAGACTGGCTAACGGGTATGAGGTTTTGTCGTCCGAGCAACTTAACTTTGGTGATTATAATGTAAATATTGCTATTACTGATGCCGGTCAAAATAAGGTGATTGTCGCTGAAGCGGACAGAGGGTCTTATTTTCGTAAAATAAAAAGCGAATTATTTTTAGGTGAAGGTAATTCGTTTAATTATGCCGTCCAGTCAGGTAACGGAGGTTTTCGTATAGAGGGTGGGGCGACCGTGAATGGCAATATTTATTCTAATGGTGATGTTATTGGTCTTAGTGGTGTAACAGTAACCGGCTCTGTCGTAGCGGCAAGTAGCCCGACAGTTTTTCCTAATCAATCCAATAGCTCTCCATCCATTCCCCCAAACGACCTAACCTTCGGTTCTTCAAACGGTAATCAAGATTTTGCTCAAAGTTTTCGGCTAAGCGAGTCCGGTGCTGTTTACAAAGCCAGGATGTATATGAGAAAAAGCGGAAGTCCGAGCAATATTACCGTCAAAATTGCTTTTGACAATAATGGTCTCCCAGGCGCAATGGTGAGCGGTGCACAGGTAACATTACCGGCCGGTTCGGTCGGCACATCCTACGGTTGGGTGGAGGTGGTTTTTGGTTCTCAACCATATATACAATCCGACACTACTTATTGGTTGGTCTTAGACAAAGCAAATAATTCTGGAAGTTATACAATTGGAGCAAATACTGATTATGCGAGTGGCGTTGGCAAGGTCGGGAGATTTGGTTCGACGTGGAACGACACCTTTCCTTCGGGGTTAGATGGCTATTTTGAAATATTTATTGATGGCTTTGTTTCAAAGATTGAGGGGGAAGGCGGTAGTCAGTGGTATCAACCTTTTAATATAAACGGCGACAGTTGGGCAAACACAATTATTCAGACTAGGACTTATGGCACAATGTATTGTCAAAACTCAATTAATAATTATCCAGGACCTAGCGGAACCCCATGTGACACATCTCGTGCTGATCCTGCGCCTCAAGGTTTCCCAATTTCTGATTCAAATATTCAGTCATGGAAGGATGAGGTTTCGGACTCTATATCTAACAGTGATTTATGGGAGCAGAGTGAGACAATGACTGTGCCGTGGGACGGAATTAATAAAAACACGCCCCTCAAGGTAAATGGTAACTTAACCATTAGTTGCAATAACGGTTATCAAGCAGTTTTCAGCGACCTTTTGGTTACTGGTAATATGAGCATAGGTTCAAGTTGCACGACAATAATAAATGGATTTTTGAAAGTGAACGGCAATTTATCTATGTCTGGTGGCGATACAAATATCCTAATGCCGACTAAGACTGTTTGGGTTGGTGGCAATATTGATTTCGGAACAAAAAAACTTCAACTTCATTCGTCATATCTTAATGATAGTGGAATAATTTTAGTTGACGGAAGAGCAAATATTGGTGGCAGTTTTGTTTTTGAGGGTTCGGGGCAACCAACAAGTTTTCCAATTTTGGTTTCAACAAGCTTATGCCCGTTTGGTGCATCGTGTGGGGGAAACCCAGCTATAAGTGTGGCCGGTAGCGCTGGGGCTGCGGTTGTTGTTGCCCCTTACGGAACCTTGCGACTTGCAGGTGGTTCTGGGGTAAAAGCGATGGTTGCTCACCGAATTGAAATTTCCGGAAGCGGAGAGGTGAATTATGAGTCTGGACTAGCTGACATAACATTCTCTTCAGGTCCGTCAGGTGGCTGGAATGTGTTAAATTGGAGAGAGGTTGAGTAAAATTAAAATATGAAAAAAATAATAATTGGTAATTGCCCCGAAAAATTTAAAATCTTTGATTTTTTAATTTTTCGAGGGTCCCGTGATGTTCGAACCTTTTTTGTTAGTAGATATTATACTAGTTAATTAGATTTTAAATTAAACGGGGTCCTCGAAAATGTAATCTCACTCTGTTCGAACATTTTCGGGAGAAAATGAATTAAATATGAAAAAAATAATAATTGGTAATTGGAAGATGAATCCGGAAACGGCTGAAGAGGCCAAGCGGATTTTTTCCGGTATAAAAAAGCTGGCAAGAGATTTTAAAAAAACCGAAATTGTTATCTGCCCGCCGTTTGTTTTTCTTGTTTCACTTTCGACTTCCAACCTCCAGCTTTCAAACTTAAAGCTTGGCGCTCAAAATATTTTTGAAGAAGACCCGAAAAATGGCAGTCGGGCTTTTACCGGCGAAACGAGCGCCACAATGCTGAAAGGTTTAGCTGTTAAATATGTAATTTTAGGTCATTCTGAAAGGCGGGCGCGTGGCGAGACGGATGAGGTAGTTAATAAAAAAATAAAAACTGCTCTTAAAGCCGGCCTTACGCCCGTGGTTTGCGTTGGAGAAAACGAGCGCGATAGTGATGGAAAATTTTTTGAGATTTTAAAAAATCAAATTAAGAATACCTTTGCCGGACTAAAGAAAAATGATTTTTCAAGAATAATTTTGGCTTATGAGCCGGTCTGGGCGATTGGCAAGAGTGAAAGAGATAATCTCAAAGGTGCCGATTTACATGAAGCGGTAATTTTTATTAGAAAAGTTTTATCAGAAATTGTTGGTAAGCCGTCGGCTTTTAATGCCCGAATTATTTATGGCGGGTCGGTGTCTTCGGCTAACGTCGCGGATATCATTTCAAACGGTCGGGTTTCCGGAATTTTACCAGGCCGAGCCAGTTTGGATCCGAAAGAGATGAAAGAGATCTTAATAATCCTGGAAAAATTAAAGTGAGAAGTTTAAAAGGAATTGGTGATTTGTTCGGTAAGAAGGTTTTACTGCGTATTGATCTGAACGTTCCGATCAAAGACGGTAAAGCTCTGGAAAATTTCCGGATAAAAAAAGTCCTGCCAACTATAAATTTTTTAAAAGAGAGTGGGGCTAAGATAATCCTTCTTTCTCATTTGGAAGACAAGAATAAAAATGTTTTGGGACTAGGGCCGGTTTATGAATATTTGAGAAAATATTTTCCGGAAATTATTTTTGCCTCGGATTTTAGCGAGCTTAAAATAGCTATTCAGAATGCCGGGGCCGGAGATTTAATTCTTTTAGAAAATTTAAGGAATTGGCCGGGTGAAAAAAGTTGCGATGAAAATTTTATTAATGAACTGGCTTCATTCGGTGATATTTACATAAACGATGCTTTTTCGGTCTCTCACCGAGAGCACGCCTCAATTGTCGGTTTGCCGAAAAAACTTCCGAGTTTCACTGGATTTTTATTTGAGGAAGAATTGAAAAATTTATCGAAAGTTTTTTCGCCCGAACACCCCTTTCTTTTTATTCTCGGCGGCGCAAAAACCGAAACCAAACTTCCACTCTTTGCAAAATTTATTAAAACTGCCGATTATATTTTTATCGGCGGTGTTTTAGCCAACGATTTTTTAAAAGCCCGAGGATTTGAAGTTGGAAAATCCCTTGTTTCAAAAGGCATAGAAGAAGAAATCATTCGGCTTTCACAAAACTCAAAAGTTATTCTTTCTCAAAATGTCATTGTCGGAAACAAAGATATCTCGATTAAAAAATCTATTGGCAATGTTTCAGAAGAAGATGCGATAAAAGACGTGGTGGTTAGTGACTTAGAAGTTCTTGAGCGAGTCATTCAAAAATCAAAATTTATTCTTTGGAACGGCCCAATGGGGAATTTAGAAGAAAGTTTTTTGGAAGGTACGCAGAAATTAGCCAAGTTGATTTCTCAAAGTCCGGCCAAATCAATTATGGGCGGTGGAGATACAATTTCAGCTTTAGATGACTCCGTTTTGGAAAAATTCAGTTTTGTCTCAACCGCCGGCGGCGCGATGTTGGATTTTCTGGCCAACGAGACTTTGCCGGGGATAGAAGCGCTTGAGCTAGGAAATTAGGCGCTAGGCGTTAGGAATTTAGTAAGAAAAAAGCCCGGCGTCCTTGCGTCCGCCGGGCTTCTGGGGTCTCGCGTAACGCTAGTGCGCGCTGACGCAACCCCATCGCCCAACCTCACTTTCCTGCAAAGTGGGGTGGGCGTGTTGAGTCGCAACCTCCAGGTCGTGCCCGTTTGACCCGAAGTGAAGAGCTCCGCTGAACTAGGGGCCGTATTGCAGGCAGGCCAATTTCAATGCGTGCTCGTTGCGACCAACTTAACTTGTTTCTATTTAGGAGATTACCACCGTGCCTTTTTCTTGTCAATCTAGACCTTGCCGGGGATTGAATACTCGCGTTAGATTTTACTTTTAAAATAGAAAACCCGTCGCGAGGGCATAACTCGCGACGGGTTGTGGAGAAAATGATTAAAGACAGAGGATTCTCCTGTACGGAAGGTGAATGACTTCTTCCGCACATCCTCTACCTCTTCGTTCGGGGTCACGGCGCAGGGCACAGCCCCAAATCGCTACCCGAACGCTCTGTCGAAGATTCTATACCTTTTTTTATTTTTGTCAAGTATTTTCAGCTATCTTTCTTCTCTAAGTAGTTAAAACACGCCTTAAAATAAAGCTTTTACAAGGACTACCCTTGGTACAAGGACTACCCTTGGATTGGGGGGATTGATTGTCTGACTAAGAATTTTCTAGTATTTCCCTAAACCCTAAACCCTAGTCTCTAGACTCTATTCAAGGTTTTCTTTTATCTTTTCAGCGTTCTCTGGTAGGTCGCTTTTGTGTCCCTCGGCATCTCCGGCTGGGAAGACCCAAATGTGGGCGTGGGGCTGTTCGTCGCCGATAATTCGGCATAAAATCCACTCTGTTTTAAAGGCCTTTCTCTGGGCTAGGGCGATTTTCCGGGTAATTTCAAAATATTCACCAATATTAGGCACATCCCAAACCCAACGGTAATGCTCTTTGGGAACAACTTGAACGTGTCCCGGTGTCTGTGGATTGATGTCTAAAAAAGCCATAAAGTTTTCGTCTTCGTAAACTATGTGAGCCGACACTTCCTTTCTGGCAATTTTGCAAAAAATGCAATCTTTTTCCATGTTGGGGATTATAGCATGATATAATCTTGAAAATGAAAGAATATTCTTTGGCGGAAGTCCCGGTTTTGGCAGGTGACTCGGGGAATGACGCCGACATTCTTCTTAAAAAACTTCTTTATTTAAGGGGATTAAAAACTGAAGCGGAGATAGAAAAATTTTTAAATCCAGATTACGACGAGCATCTTCACGACCCTTTTCTATTGAACGATATTGAAATTGCCGCTGAACGGATTATTTCTGCTATAAAAGAGAATCAAAAAATTATCATTTACAGCGACTACGACGCCGATGGTATTCCGGGCGCAGTAATGCTTCGGGATTTCTTTGAGCAAATCAACTTTAAAAATTTTGAAAACTATATTCCGCATCGACACAACGATGGCTTCGGCTTACATTTGGAGGCGGTTGAAAGTTTTGCTGAAAAAAATACTCGACTTATCATTACAATTGATTGTGGCACGGCGGACGTTGCGCAAGTCAAAAAAGCTAACGACCTTGGAGTTGATGTCATTATTACGGACCACCACGAAATAAACGGCGGTGGCTTACCTCCGGCTTTGGCGGTCATAAATCCCAAGCGACCGGACTCAACTTATCCTTTTCCGCATCTATGCGGGGCGGCGGTGGTTTATAAGCTCATTCAAGCTCTGATCCAAAAAGGCGATTTTTCTTGGCCGTCTGGCAAAGAGAAATGGTTTTTAGATATGGCCGGCCTGGCGACTCTCTCTGACATGGTGCCGCTTTTGGGAGAGAACAGAATTTTTGCTTATTACGGCCTGAAAGTTTTGCGAAAGTCGCGGCGGCCGGGTCTGCGTCAAATTTTCCAGAAATTGAGAATAAACCAAAGATTTCTTTCCGAAGACGATATAACTTTTATGATTACCCCTCGGATTAACGCCGCTTCCAGAATGGGCAGCGCTGACGACGCCTTTTCTTTTTTAACCGCTAAGAATTTTTCGGAAGCCGAAGTGGCGGTGTTACGGCTAAATAAAATCAACGATGAAAGAAAGGGTCTTGTGGCCATAATCGTAAAAGAAATTAGAGGAAGAATTAGAGACAATGATCCAGGAATCCACGACAGGGCGGTTGTAATTGGTAATCCAAACTGGCGGCCATCTCTGCTTGGTTTAGTAGCCAATAGTTTGGTTGAGGATTTTAAACGACCGGTTTTTCTTTGGGGTCGAGACGGGGAGAATATGATAAAAGGTTCGTGTCGTTCCGATGGCAGGGCAGATATTCTGGCTGTGATGGAGCGGACTAAAGATTGTTTTTTAGAGTTCGGCGGTCACAAAATGGCCGGCGGTTTCTCGGTCTTTTTTGAAAAAATTCACACTTTGCCGGAGAGAATTTTTGCGGTTTGCGACGATTTGGCTCTTGAAAATAAAATAGAGGGTGGGATTTTGGCAATTGACGGAAAATTGAGTAGCCAAGACTTAACTCCGAAAACTTTTGAATTAATTGAAAAACTATCACCTTTTGGTGTCGGTAATCCTAAGCCCGTTTTTCTTTTGGAGAATTTGGAAATAAAATCAATCAAAAAATTTGGTCAAGGAGGCAAGCATGTTCGAATTACTTTTCTGGAAACTGACATACCAGGCATTTGTTTTTTTGCCAAACCGGAGAAATTTGAAGATTTGGTGGAGGGAAGCAGAGTGGATTTAGCGGTCAACTTGGAGAAGTCTTTTTTTATGAATCGTCCGGAGCTTCGTCTGCGGATTGTTGAAGTTTTTAAAAAAATATAATGAATCAGAAATCACAAATTATAATTTTTACAGACGGCGCGTCACGGGGTAATCCGGGCCCGGGGGGCTGGGGTGCCATCATCGCTGAAAGCGGCGATGTACGGATTAACGCGGATGAAAATGCACGCGGATTAACGCGGATTGTCGAACTCGGCGGGCGAGAAGAACATACCACCAACAACCGCATGGAATTAACTGCCGCAATAAAGGCTTTAGAATTTTCTCATACCCTAAACTCTGGTGGCTATACACTAATTTACACCGATTCAAAATACTTAATAGACGGAATAACTAAATGGATTTTTTCTTGGGAGAAAAGAAATTGGGTTACCAAAAACAAAGAGCCAGTTTTGAACAAAGATTTATGGGAAAAACTTTTAGAGCTGACAAAGTTTAGAGAGATAGAATGGAAATATGTTGGTGGACATTCCGGAATTGCCGGCAATGAGAGAGTAGACCAAATTGCCACTGAATTTGCCGACGGAAAAGCCACAAATCTTTTTTCAAGTGATATTTCAAAATATAAAATTGATATTTTAAATTTGAACGGGGAAGAAAAGAAAAAAAGTTCTAAAAATCGCTCTCGCAGTAAAGCTTATTCGTATTTAAGTATGGTAGAAGGTGTGGTCGAGAAGCATAAAACTTGGGCAGAGTGTGAGAGGAGGGTAAAAGGCAAAAGTGGCGCCAGATTCAAAAAAGCATTAAGTGCGGAAGAAGAAAAAGAAATTATAAAAAACTGGTCTCTCTGAAGTTAATTTTCTGGGCGGTGCAGGGCGGTGTAGAGTAGTGTAGAAAAATGAAGCTGAAAAGAAGTCGATTTTTAAGCATGATTGCTCTTATTCATAACCCTAGAGTGTTTCCGAGTTTCTTTGTTTTAAATATTTATTTCTTAAGAACACTACAGTGGTAATTAGAAAAACATAAAAAACAATCACGAGTGACCAATGGAAATTTTCTACTTTTATACCGCTCCATTTAAAGTTATCAAAAAACTGGCTTAAAGAAATTATATAGCTCAATAAAAGAAATGCCGGAAAAGAGAAAACCACTCCAACAGCTTGAGAAACGAGGCCGGCTAAGATTCCGATAAAACCGAAACCGAT from Candidatus Paceibacterota bacterium includes:
- a CDS encoding choice-of-anchor R domain-containing protein; the encoded protein is MKKNRNNDLSLCRGQAVLIAAIFFLLISSVVIFGIAIPISKQIAVASDLFKSKESFFLAEGGLEDVFYRLANGYEVLSSEQLNFGDYNVNIAITDAGQNKVIVAEADRGSYFRKIKSELFLGEGNSFNYAVQSGNGGFRIEGGATVNGNIYSNGDVIGLSGVTVTGSVVAASSPTVFPNQSNSSPSIPPNDLTFGSSNGNQDFAQSFRLSESGAVYKARMYMRKSGSPSNITVKIAFDNNGLPGAMVSGAQVTLPAGSVGTSYGWVEVVFGSQPYIQSDTTYWLVLDKANNSGSYTIGANTDYASGVGKVGRFGSTWNDTFPSGLDGYFEIFIDGFVSKIEGEGGSQWYQPFNINGDSWANTIIQTRTYGTMYCQNSINNYPGPSGTPCDTSRADPAPQGFPISDSNIQSWKDEVSDSISNSDLWEQSETMTVPWDGINKNTPLKVNGNLTISCNNGYQAVFSDLLVTGNMSIGSSCTTIINGFLKVNGNLSMSGGDTNILMPTKTVWVGGNIDFGTKKLQLHSSYLNDSGIILVDGRANIGGSFVFEGSGQPTSFPILVSTSLCPFGASCGGNPAISVAGSAGAAVVVAPYGTLRLAGGSGVKAMVAHRIEISGSGEVNYESGLADITFSSGPSGGWNVLNWREVE
- the tpiA gene encoding triose-phosphate isomerase → MKKIIIGNWKMNPETAEEAKRIFSGIKKLARDFKKTEIVICPPFVFLVSLSTSNLQLSNLKLGAQNIFEEDPKNGSRAFTGETSATMLKGLAVKYVILGHSERRARGETDEVVNKKIKTALKAGLTPVVCVGENERDSDGKFFEILKNQIKNTFAGLKKNDFSRIILAYEPVWAIGKSERDNLKGADLHEAVIFIRKVLSEIVGKPSAFNARIIYGGSVSSANVADIISNGRVSGILPGRASLDPKEMKEILIILEKLK
- the recJ gene encoding single-stranded-DNA-specific exonuclease RecJ, whose translation is MKEYSLAEVPVLAGDSGNDADILLKKLLYLRGLKTEAEIEKFLNPDYDEHLHDPFLLNDIEIAAERIISAIKENQKIIIYSDYDADGIPGAVMLRDFFEQINFKNFENYIPHRHNDGFGLHLEAVESFAEKNTRLIITIDCGTADVAQVKKANDLGVDVIITDHHEINGGGLPPALAVINPKRPDSTYPFPHLCGAAVVYKLIQALIQKGDFSWPSGKEKWFLDMAGLATLSDMVPLLGENRIFAYYGLKVLRKSRRPGLRQIFQKLRINQRFLSEDDITFMITPRINAASRMGSADDAFSFLTAKNFSEAEVAVLRLNKINDERKGLVAIIVKEIRGRIRDNDPGIHDRAVVIGNPNWRPSLLGLVANSLVEDFKRPVFLWGRDGENMIKGSCRSDGRADILAVMERTKDCFLEFGGHKMAGGFSVFFEKIHTLPERIFAVCDDLALENKIEGGILAIDGKLSSQDLTPKTFELIEKLSPFGVGNPKPVFLLENLEIKSIKKFGQGGKHVRITFLETDIPGICFFAKPEKFEDLVEGSRVDLAVNLEKSFFMNRPELRLRIVEVFKKI
- a CDS encoding HIT domain-containing protein; translated protein: MEKDCIFCKIARKEVSAHIVYEDENFMAFLDINPQTPGHVQVVPKEHYRWVWDVPNIGEYFEITRKIALAQRKAFKTEWILCRIIGDEQPHAHIWVFPAGDAEGHKSDLPENAEKIKENLE
- a CDS encoding ribonuclease HI produces the protein MNQKSQIIIFTDGASRGNPGPGGWGAIIAESGDVRINADENARGLTRIVELGGREEHTTNNRMELTAAIKALEFSHTLNSGGYTLIYTDSKYLIDGITKWIFSWEKRNWVTKNKEPVLNKDLWEKLLELTKFREIEWKYVGGHSGIAGNERVDQIATEFADGKATNLFSSDISKYKIDILNLNGEEKKKSSKNRSRSKAYSYLSMVEGVVEKHKTWAECERRVKGKSGARFKKALSAEEEKEIIKNWSL
- the pgk gene encoding phosphoglycerate kinase, with translation MRSLKGIGDLFGKKVLLRIDLNVPIKDGKALENFRIKKVLPTINFLKESGAKIILLSHLEDKNKNVLGLGPVYEYLRKYFPEIIFASDFSELKIAIQNAGAGDLILLENLRNWPGEKSCDENFINELASFGDIYINDAFSVSHREHASIVGLPKKLPSFTGFLFEEELKNLSKVFSPEHPFLFILGGAKTETKLPLFAKFIKTADYIFIGGVLANDFLKARGFEVGKSLVSKGIEEEIIRLSQNSKVILSQNVIVGNKDISIKKSIGNVSEEDAIKDVVVSDLEVLERVIQKSKFILWNGPMGNLEESFLEGTQKLAKLISQSPAKSIMGGGDTISALDDSVLEKFSFVSTAGGAMLDFLANETLPGIEALELGN